In Rosa chinensis cultivar Old Blush chromosome 1, RchiOBHm-V2, whole genome shotgun sequence, a genomic segment contains:
- the LOC112175390 gene encoding beta-amyrin 28-monooxygenase: MVMEQYYFQPITLLLGFVSFLAISLLVLFYRHRSQFTSNNLPPGNVGYPVIGETYEFVSSGQKGHPEKFILDRVNKHSSQVFKTSLIGERTAFFCGTACNKFLFSNENKLVKVWFPSCVDKIFPSSTGSAAEEATKMRRMLPNFVKLDALQRYFGIIDQCTQSHFADSWENQKEVHAFELTKNYTFKLAARLFVSLEDQADIEKLSKPFHVVNAGITSMPIDFPGTPFNKAIKAANLIRKDLYKIIKQRKVDLADGNASPTQDMLSHMLLTSDEDGTYLKESDIADKILGMLVAGFDTLSAELTFIVKYLGELPHIYNAVYKEQMEIVNSKAPGEPLKWEDLQKMKYSWNVAQEVLRMAPPVQGAFREALTDFVFNGFTIPKGWKLYWSANSTHKSADCFPEPEKFDPSRFEGKGPAPYTFLPFGGGPRMCPGNEYTRVVTLVFMHNLVTRFKWEKVFPDEKTTVAPFPTPAKGLPIRLFHHQK; the protein is encoded by the exons ATGGTGATGGAGCAATATTATTTCCAACCCATCACCCtcctcttgggctttgtttccTTTCTGGCAATCTCTCTCTTGGTGCTTTTCTACAGGCACAGATCCCAGTTCACCAGCAACAACCTCCCGCCGGGTAACGTCGGCTACCCGGTGATAGGAGAGACCTACGAGTTCGTCTCTTCGGGTCAGAAAGGCCACCCCGAGAAGTTCATCTTAGACCGGGTGAACAAGCACTCCTCCCAAGTCTTCAAGACCTCCTTGATTGGGGAGAGAACTGCCTTCTTCTGTGGCACCGCTTGCAACAAGTTCTTGTTCTCCAATGAAAACAAGCTTGTCAAAGTCTGGTTTCCTAGCTGTGTCGATAAGATCTTCCCTTCTTCCACCGGATCCGCCGCAGAGGAGGCCACAAAGATGAGAAGGATGCTACCCAACTTCGTGAAGCTCGACGCTCTGCAACGATACTTCGGAATCATTGACCAGTGTACCCAGTCCCACTTTGCAGATAGCTGGGAAAACCAAAAGGAAGTTCATGCCTTCGAACTCACCAAGAA CTACACCTTCAAGCTTGCTGCACGCTTGTTTGTTAGCCTTGAAGATCAAGCGGACATAGAAAAACTCAGCAAACCGTTCCATGTAGTGAATGCCGGAATCACATCGATGCCCATCGACTTCCCCGGAACCCCATTTAATAAAGCCATCAAGGCCGCCAACTTGATTAGGAAGGATTTGTACAAGATCATCAAGCAGAGGAAGGTCGACTTAGCAGACGGCAATGCATCCCCCACACAAGACATGTTATCACACATGCTCTTGACCTCTGATGAAGATGGAACATATCTGAAGGAATCTGATATCGCCGATAAGATTCTTGGTATGTTGGTTGCCGGCTTCGACACACTAAGTGCTGAATTGACTTTCATTGTGAAGTATCTTGGCGAGCTTCCTCATATCTACAATGCAGTCTACAAGG AGCAAATGGAGATTGTAAATTCAAAAGCCCCAGGGGAGCCGTTGAAGTGGGAAGACCTTCAGAAGATGAAATACTCGTGGAATGTAGCTCAAGAAGTGCTGAGGATGGCACCACCTGTTCAAGGAGCCTTCAGGGAAGCTTTAACCGATTTCGTCTTCAATGGTTTCACCATTCCAAAAGGGTGGAAGTTGTACTGGAGCGCAAACTCGACACACAAGAGCGCTGATTGTTTCCCCGAACCAGAGAAATTCGACCCGTCAAGATTTGAAGGAAAGGGACCGGCACCTTACACGTTTCTTCCATTCGGCGGAGGCCCGAGAATGTGTCCCGGGAATGAGTACACTCGGGTGGTGACATTGGTGTTCATGCACAACTTGGTGACAAGGTTCAAGTGGGAGAAGGTTTTCCCTGATGAGAAGACCACTGTTGCCCCTTTCCCTACCCCCGCCAAGGGACTTCCCATCCGCCTTTTTCATCATCAAAAATGA